In a single window of the Phocoena sinus isolate mPhoSin1 chromosome 7, mPhoSin1.pri, whole genome shotgun sequence genome:
- the LOC116756832 gene encoding uncharacterized protein LOC116756832 isoform X1, translating to MLMLARFEQTGLSTGRVCSVSDIHAAWTATLKAGMHWVGVTAPCAVRLAPYSLLSGSNYESAPHLLCSSAQLPTAGRRPHPLTTGPRLAARAAGWRPALSSRDSPALHARSDWLSRPRGWVLAYSSAPQRGCSFQTSTVTFPHRLRRRSREPPHGEVRSQLLAVVQKSKSGSCHAWSYPAPHGARAGERVLSCPPAWGGTGAPLEGAASGEPAAA from the exons ATGCTGATGCTTGCCAGGTTCGAGCAAACTGGACTCTCCACTGGCCGAGTGTGTTCAG tctcAGATATTCACGCCGCGTGGACTGCCACTCTGAAGGCCGGGATGCACTGGGTCGGAGTTACAGCCCCGTGCGCGGTCAGGTTGGCGCCCTACTCACTCCTTTCTGGCAGCAATTACGAGAGCGCGCCCCACCTGCTCTGCAGCTCCGCCCAGCTTCCGACCGCCGGGCGGCGGCCGCACCCCCTCACCACTGGGCCCCGCCTCGCAGCACGCGCCGCTGGCTGGCGCCCCGCCCTCTCCTCACGTGACAGCCCAGCCCTCCATGCGCGCTCGGATTGGCTGTCGCGACCGAGGGGGTGGGTTCTAGCCTACAGCTCTGCCCCGCAACGCGGCTGCAGTTTTCAAACCTCAACTGTAACCTTCCCTCACCGTCTTCGCCGCCGTAGCCGGGAGCCACCTCACGGGGAGGTCAGGTCACAACTGTTGGCCGTTGTCCAGAAGAGTAAAAGTGGGTCCTGCCACGCTTGGAGCTACCCGGCACCTCACGGAGCTAGAGCTGGAGAACGCGTCTTGTCGTGCCCACCTGCGTGGGGCGGGACTGGAGCCCCCTTGGAGGGGGCAGCATCGGGAGAACCTGCTGCTGCCTGA
- the LOC116756832 gene encoding uncharacterized protein LOC116756832 isoform X2: protein MHWVGVTAPCAVRLAPYSLLSGSNYESAPHLLCSSAQLPTAGRRPHPLTTGPRLAARAAGWRPALSSRDSPALHARSDWLSRPRGWVLAYSSAPQRGCSFQTSTVTFPHRLRRRSREPPHGEVRSQLLAVVQKSKSGSCHAWSYPAPHGARAGERVLSCPPAWGGTGAPLEGAASGEPAAA from the coding sequence ATGCACTGGGTCGGAGTTACAGCCCCGTGCGCGGTCAGGTTGGCGCCCTACTCACTCCTTTCTGGCAGCAATTACGAGAGCGCGCCCCACCTGCTCTGCAGCTCCGCCCAGCTTCCGACCGCCGGGCGGCGGCCGCACCCCCTCACCACTGGGCCCCGCCTCGCAGCACGCGCCGCTGGCTGGCGCCCCGCCCTCTCCTCACGTGACAGCCCAGCCCTCCATGCGCGCTCGGATTGGCTGTCGCGACCGAGGGGGTGGGTTCTAGCCTACAGCTCTGCCCCGCAACGCGGCTGCAGTTTTCAAACCTCAACTGTAACCTTCCCTCACCGTCTTCGCCGCCGTAGCCGGGAGCCACCTCACGGGGAGGTCAGGTCACAACTGTTGGCCGTTGTCCAGAAGAGTAAAAGTGGGTCCTGCCACGCTTGGAGCTACCCGGCACCTCACGGAGCTAGAGCTGGAGAACGCGTCTTGTCGTGCCCACCTGCGTGGGGCGGGACTGGAGCCCCCTTGGAGGGGGCAGCATCGGGAGAACCTGCTGCTGCCTGA
- the STK17B gene encoding serine/threonine-protein kinase 17B produces MSRRRFECRSISGLLTTTPQTPIKMENFSNFYTLTSKELGRGKFAVVRQCISKSTGQEYAAKFLKKRRRGQDCRAEILHEIAVLELAKSCPHVINLHEVYENTNEIILILEHAAGGEIFNLCLPELAEMVSENDIIRLIKQILEGVYYLHQNNIVHLDLKPQNILLSSIYPLGDIKIVDFGMSRKIGNACELREIMGTPEYLAPEILNYDPITTATDMWNVGIITYMLLTHTSPFVGEDNQETYLNISQVNVDYSEETFSSVSQLATDFIQSLLVKNPEKRPTAEICLSHSWLQQWDFGNLFHPEETSSSSQSQDHTIRSSEDKTSKPSCNGTCSDREDKENIPEDSSMVSKRFRFDDSLPNPHELVSDLLC; encoded by the exons ATGTCGAGGAGAAGATTTGAGTGTCGAAGTATTTCGGGCTTGCTAACTACAACTCCTCAAACTccaattaaaatggaaaactttagTAATTTTTATACACTTACATCCAAAGAGCTAGGAAG AGGAAAATTTGCTGTGGTCAGACAATGTATATCAAAATCTACTGGTCAAGAATATGctgcaaaatttctgaaaaagagaagaagaggacaGGATTGTCGAGCAGAGATTCTGCATGAGATTGCAGTACTTGAATTGGCAAAGTCCTGTCCCCATGTAATTAATCTTCATGAAGTctatgaaaatacaaatgaaatcattttgATATTGGAACA tGCTGCAGGTGGAGAAATTTTCAATCTGTGTTTACCTGAGTTGGCTGAAATGGTCTCTGAAAATGACATTATCAGACTCATTAAACAAATACTTGAAGGAGTTTATTATCTACATCAGAATAACATTGTACACCTTGATTTAAAG CCACAGAATATATTACTGAGCAGCATATACCCTCTTGGGGACATAAAAATTGTAGATTTTGGAATGTCTCGAAAAATAGGGAATGCATGTGAACTTCGGGAAATCATGGGAACACCAGAATACTTGG ctcCAGAAATCCTGAACTATGATCCTATTACCACAGCAACAGACATGTG GAACGTTGGTATAATAACATATATGTTGTTAACTCATACATCCCCATTTGTGGGAGAAGATAATCAAGAAACATACCTCAATATTTCCCAAGTTAATGTAGATTATTCAGAAGAAACTTTTTCATCAGTTTCACAGCTGGCCACAGACTTCATCCAGAGCCTTTTAGTAAAAAATCCAGA GAAAAGACCAACAGCCGAAATCTGCCTTTCTCATTCTTGGCTCCAGCAGTGGGACTTTGGAAATTTGTTTCACCCTGAAGAAACTTCCAGTTCCTCTCAAAGTCAGGATCATACAATAAGGTCCTCTGAAGACAAGACTTCTAAACCCTCTTGTAATGGAACCTGCAGTGACCGAGAAGACAAAGAGAATATCCCGGAGGATAGCAGCATGGTGTCCAAAAGGTTCCGCTTTGATGACTCATTGCCCAATCCCCATGAACTTGTTTCAGATTTGCTCTGTTAG
- the LOC116756832 gene encoding uncharacterized protein LOC116756832 isoform X3 — protein MCLRYSRRVDCHSEGRDALGRSYSPVRGQVGALLTPFWQQLRERAPPALQLRPASDRRAAAAPPHHWAPPRSTRRWLAPRPLLT, from the exons ATGTG tctcAGATATTCACGCCGCGTGGACTGCCACTCTGAAGGCCGGGATGCACTGGGTCGGAGTTACAGCCCCGTGCGCGGTCAGGTTGGCGCCCTACTCACTCCTTTCTGGCAGCAATTACGAGAGCGCGCCCCACCTGCTCTGCAGCTCCGCCCAGCTTCCGACCGCCGGGCGGCGGCCGCACCCCCTCACCACTGGGCCCCGCCTCGCAGCACGCGCCGCTGGCTGGCGCCCCGCCCTCTCCTCACGTGA